The Cardiocondyla obscurior isolate alpha-2009 linkage group LG22, Cobs3.1, whole genome shotgun sequence DNA window CGGTAATAACTGTGTTGCATGGTTCGCCGAGGAAATATGTTGATGATTTTGATGAATCATATgactgcatatatttattattggcacATGCATATCTGCTTGAGCATTGACTTAAACCACCGCGTATACCACTGTTTAAAATCATTAGATGATGCTATTCGAACATTTTAAACGCCAGACTATCGAATGCCGTCAGAACGATCGAATGCCGTCAGAGCGACGCCAGTCTGGTTATATGAGAGGCTTTGTTTcgattgatattatttttactgtcACCATATGAATCTACTCGAAAGGAAACTATTCAAAATTTTCCGTGCCATATCTCACTCAAGACGGGACGGTCCCGAACGAAACCTAAGATGCTCTTTGTTACAATAGAAAACTGCTTTGTTCTCCTTGAAGCAATGCCTCTCAAGTCAGTCGCCTTCTTGAACGCATTCAGAACGCATCTCTCGCTAATACTATCGCGGCCAGCAAAGCCATTCTtgctaaaattaaaacattgtaataatttctatcCTTTCGAGCCCAGCAGTGGCTAAGTGTTAATCagtgcaaaagaaaaataaaatttataaagtgcAACCTGTATTCAAGTTTTTCATCCGAACCTTCATCTTAGTGCATACAttttttggtccttcgagccggatacgCATATCCTTGCTTTTCGAAAAACTTGTTACAGTGCAGTGTTGTGCGAAAGTCTAAATCGACATGAGTCAAAGCATGGATTCATTAATCCGTAGCCAGACGGATTTGTACGGGCGTATTTCACGCTCggtggaaaatttaaaaaagggaGGTGCGGCTAAAATCACTCCCGGCTCCATCGAGACTCGCTTGAGACTTCTCGATAATTACTGGAGCAAATTCGAAAAGGGTCATGAAACTCTTCATACGAGTTTTTGGACGGAACTTGCCGAGCATGATTATGTTAAGGCCGATGCCTATAGCATGGTCGAAGAAGCCTACGTCTCGCAGCGGGCGATCTTGATGGATCTCGCCGAAGAACATCGCAAAACGGAGGAAAAACCCGAGCTCTCCCTGCGCGAGAGCGAAGTTTCCTCTCGACGCCAGCTTCCTCGTATTCAACTGCCTACTTTTTCTGGAAAATTTGAGGACTGGCCCGCATTCAAGGATCTTTTCCAATCAATGATTGCCCGAGATTCATCATTAATGGAGGTAGAAAAACTCCATTATTTACGCTGCTGTCTCAAGGGTGAGGCAGAGCagttagtaaaaaatattcctacCACCGCCGATAACTATGAACGAGTTTGGACTATGTTAAAGGAATATTATGCTAATAAACGAATGCTTGTGCGATCCTGCTTTTCAACATTTACCTCATTGCCAAAGATGCGAACGGAGTCTGTCCACGAACTAAGACGACTCTTCCATAATGTACTTCAGACTGCCGGAACAATGGAAGGAATTCGCCGCCCCATTACTGACAACGATCTCTTTATTCATTTAGTGATCGAACTATTAGATTCTCGTTCACGCCGCGAGTGGGAAACAACGATCGGTGGCACTACCGAACCACCCACCTTTGAAGaattaaagaactttttgGAAAATCGATTGCGGGCTTTAGAAGCTCTATACCCTGCGGGGCATGACACCTCGACAAAAACAACGACTGTTTCCAAGCCAGCCCGAGCTTTGGTTACGCACGCCGCGCCATTTACCACGGGAGGTAAGCCCTCCTCATGCTTTTTATGCAAGGGAGACCATTATATCCTTGCATGTAGTGAGTTCTCCAGGAAAGGGCCTGCAGCGCGCCGAGACTATGCCGCCGAAAATAGTTTGTGCATCAATTGCTTTGGAAAGCATGCCGTTAGCCAGTGTCCTTCAAAGAAAAGTTGTGTCTCCTGCGGAAGACGGCACCACTCAACCATTCACGAAACCTTCCTGCGAAGCCCAGCAATCATGCACAGAACAACTCAACCAGCCGGTTCATTGCCAGCAGGTTCAACTTCAACAGGTCCATCAACCAACTCGTCGCAAAAGCCGGAAGAGCGTCCCGCCACGCAAAGCGCCTCAGTCACGTCTCTCCATTTGCGTAATTATGTAACTGGACGAGTCTCGGTTTTATTGGCCACAGCAAGGGTTATAATTACCGATaagtataacaaaaaaataatagtgcGAGCGCTCATAGACCCGGGTTCGGAGGTATCAATTATTTCGGAAGCTCTCGTAGAAAAACTATGTTTACCGCGAAAATCCGACACCACCACAATTTTCGGCATTGGTGGCGATAAAACTTGTTACGCGCGCGGtcgtgtaaattttaatttaaaatcttgcGTAAATCAAGACTTTTGTGTAACGATTTCGGCATTAATTTTACCCCGTGTCACCGTTAATACGCAGCGCATTATTAACAATAACGAATCATGGCCACATTTGCAAGGCCTAGTGCTTGCTGATCCTGAATTTTCCTCTAACGACCcgatagatttaattttaggaGCGGAAGTTCACGCCATTATAATAGAAAATGGTTTGCGAAAGGGCACAGCTAAAATGCCCATAGCTTTAAAAACAGCATTAGGATGGATTTTATCCGGATCTACGGGTGGAATTCAGTCTGCTTCTTTTGTCTCAATAAATCATTGCCAAACTCAAGAAAATATAGTAGAACTGGTATCACGTTTCTGGCAACAGGAAGAATTACCATTAAAACCAATTCCTCTTACCGACGCAGATCGAAAGTGCGaggaattttttattgaaaccACTCAACGATTGCCATCAGGCCGCTATATGGTTAGACTACCGTTCGCTAAGCAGGATCCGGAATTTGCAAACTCTCGACCAtcatcaattaatattttttctaagcTAGAAAAACGCCTTGACTCACAACTACAATTAcgatttcaatataattattttttacacgagTACGAAATGTTAGGACACATGTCCAAAACAACACCTCCGACATCTGACAAGCATTATTACCTGCCTCACCATGGGGTATTTAAGAGCAATGATCCTAATTCAAGAATACGAGTAGTTTTCAATGCCTCTGCACGCTTTAAAAATTCAGAGTCCCTTAATGATGTATTGCATAACGGTCCTAACCTACTTCCTGCACTTTctgatataatttctaattggCGACGGTATCAGATAGCTATAACCACAGACATTGAAAAAATGTATCGGCAGATTGAAATTCACCCAGAGGATCGAGAATATCAGCGGATAATTTGGCGTCCGAGTTCtctttatgaatattttgattataaattaaatactattaCTTACGGATTATGTTCTGCGCCATATTTAGCTAACAGAGTAATTAAGCAATTAGCTCTCGATGAAGCGAACAATTTTCCCTTAGGTGCATCGGTTCTCCGTCATGAAATATACATGGACGATATTTTGACTGGCGCAGACTCAGTATCATCCGCAAAGGTTttaattacgcaattaattaatatttgcacgGCGGGCGGCTTCCCCTTAGCCAAATGGTCATTCAATAGCAGTGAACTAAGCAAAATAATACCGACACCTGAACCAAGCAAGGGTCCAGTAGATTTTCACAGTGATATTACGCATACTATTTTAGGCCTCCGCTGGAATCCTACagaggattttttttattttcatgtaaCACCAATAGAAAATCAAGTACCTACAAAAAGAATAGTGCTGTCCGAAACAGCTCGGCTTTTCGATCCTCTCGGCTGGCTTGCGCCGGTTATTATTAAAGCAAAAATCTTAATCCAAACGCTCTGGCTTAAGGGAAACGATTGGGATCATCCGTTAGATAAAGATGATTTCAATTTATGGCAACAATTTCgcaatgaattaataaa harbors:
- the LOC139110885 gene encoding uncharacterized protein, translated to MSQSMDSLIRSQTDLYGRISRSVENLKKGGAAKITPGSIETRLRLLDNYWSKFEKGHETLHTSFWTELAEHDYVKADAYSMVEEAYVSQRAILMDLAEEHRKTEEKPELSLRESEVSSRRQLPRIQLPTFSGKFEDWPAFKDLFQSMIARDSSLMEVEKLHYLRCCLKGEAEQLVKNIPTTADNYERVWTMLKEYYANKRMLVRSCFSTFTSLPKMRTESVHELRRLFHNVLQTAGTMEGIRRPITDNDLFIHLVIELLDSRSRREWETTIGGTTEPPTFEELKNFLENRLRALEALYPAGHDTSTKTTTVSKPARALVTHAAPFTTGVSSPGKGLQRAETMPPKIVCASIALESMPLASVLQRKVVSPAEDGTTQPFTKPSCEAQQSCTEQLNQPVHCQQVQLQQVHQPTRRKSRKSVPPRKAPQSRLSICRIINNNESWPHLQGLVLADPEFSSNDPIDLILGAEVHAIIIENGLRKGTAKMPIALKTALGWILSGSTGGIQSASFVSINHCQTQENIVELVSRFWQQEELPLKPIPLTDADRKCEEFFIETTQRLPSGRYMVRLPFAKQDPEFANSRPSSINIFSKLEKRLDSQLQLRFQYNYFLHEYEMLGHMSKTTPPTSDKHYYLPHHGVFKSNDPNSRIRVVFNASARFKNSESLNDVLHNGPNLLPALSDIISNWRRYQIAITTDIEKMYRQIEIHPEDREYQRIIWRPSSLYEYFDYKLNTITYGLCSAPYLANRVIKQLALDEANNFPLGASVLRHEIYMDDILTGADSVSSAKVLITQLINICTAGGFPLAKWSFNSSELSKIIPTPEPSKGPVDFHSDITHTILGLRWNPTEDFFYFHVTPIENQVPTKRIVLSETARLFDPLGWLAPVIIKAKILIQTLWLKGNDWDHPLDKDDFNLWQQFRNELIKLSEIKIPRWLMTTETTSLIELHGFADASERAYAAVIFVKISQNNEFKISLLQAKTRVAPLKKISLPRLELCAATLLTRLVVHVQATIKLKFNSINLWSDSTVTLAWLKGHPSKWTTYVANRVSEIQQALPSAYWNHIPGNENPADCASRGLLPSELQNHPLWWSGPKWLRENNIEQPNLSNFEINSEELIAVKNEQRSHVFTITTLPKENELLLKFSTLLKLLRVTALCRRWLKGSSKGPLSWSEINKSLNFWILTTQRLWFSEEIKLLTEGKSLSRNNALSSLSPIISEIGILRIGGRLRNASLSRDQQHPIILPKRSNLTFLIIDHYHKRTLHGGPQLTLSTIRQRYWLMGGRASVKEHIKNCVPCVRWRGTSPHPQMSDLPQARVTVNRPFLNTGVDYAGPLMIKTSKGRGQRAHKAFLAIFICFATRAIHIELVSDYTTAAFLAALRRFISRRGICSTISSDRGTNFVGADKELRKFFAESIKSKEFTQTIANQAIKWKFNPPSAPHFGGIWEAAVKATKHHIRRVIGEATLTFEEMYTLLTQIEACLNSRPLIPLSDDPEDLEALTPGHFLIGNALNAVPEPCLTNVSDNRLSRWELVQKMRDHFWRRWSAEYLPTLNIRSKWRTTQPNLQVGMLCLIKGETTSPGKWPLARIIGTHPGSDGQVRVITVRTATSTFTRPAVKIVPLPVQDTTFAKNSSASDEAGGNV